The Mangifera indica cultivar Alphonso chromosome 12, CATAS_Mindica_2.1, whole genome shotgun sequence DNA window CTCCCATGTTTTCTTTGGCGACAATTTGATCAATGGGGTTCTTCCAAAGAAGAAACCAAATATATAAGCAGCGATATCATTGATAACTATAAGTGAAGCAGGAAGAAGAAACCTGCATTAACAGTTGTCCAATTGTCAAGGAGAAGAACCAACATCATATTCCAAATCTGTGAAACTCAATTCACTAGAACCTATCTGAAAAATCTAATGAAACTTGATGCAATCAAAAAATAAGTAGGCTAAATAAATCTGCAAGcaaatatacacatatataggTAATGTTCATTATGTATCAAAAGTCACATTAGACAGTAAtgtattattcaaatttgagcattgaagaaaagaaaaattcgAGTAACACTGAGTAGAATATAGGAAGAGGACAGCCGTTCACTCAAGATAGAGGGTTACCAGAATATTCCTTCAAAAATGTTGGCCACAGTGAAGGAAGATTGTGTAAAGACCACAATCAGAATCATGTGAGTCCATGCATACTGGCCAAATTGATACTTGtacatcttcttctttaatgtGAGAATAAACCACACAAAACCTAAGTCAAATTACAAATAGAATTTATATCAGAAACCTTCCCATTACAAATATATGTCTGAAAAAAACCAAACAGCAATAACAAAGCACCATACTAAAAGATAGGGGTAATAACAACCAACCTGTGATGTACAAGAAGTAACAGACAACCATATGATACTTGATAAGGCTGCTCACAAATTGATACAAGAACTTGTCAGAAGTCACAGTATTGACAAGCCGTTGACTGAGAATGCGGCCATGGACGAATAGCATCGCAGTGAAGAAAAAGTACCTGAGTACAGAAGTTCAACATGAGTACAATCACTtgtaataataacatttaatttcatACACCGAGTAGTTAGAAATTAAAGAGTTCCAATCCACAGGATgtacaattttaaattagtatgGTAAATAAGGCAGTATTTTACCAATTTAACAGCCTGAATCCTGGGAGATCCCGCTCCTCATGAGCTTTCCTCAGTAAATTGAACAGCTCTCTTGCCATAAAGATCTGGATTACAACCACCATGGCTGTAATATAGAGATGACCCATGTAGACAATCAATGCAAAGCCTCCAATCATCCAAATGGTTGAGTAAGCACGAACCAGAAAAGACTTGTATTTGTTACGGTCATCGACAAGTAAATGGCTTCCATTTGCTCTGCCAGCATCTGGTGTAACctgaaaaaccaaataaaattgttaattaagatAAACCCTATTACTCTTTAAGATCTTAATACACTATGTCTATAGAGCTCAAATGCAGTATTCCAAAAGGCTAATAAAGAACTGATATTGATACGAATACTGTTTGTTAAGGAAATAGCTTCAAGAGAACAGGATATAGAACAAAGTAGGGACAATTAACTCGCAAGAACAAGCacaaatctaaaatttgaattccCTAAATAACAGCAATTGGCAAGTTTCACAAAGTTGATCACATGTCAAAAAAAATGAACATGCATTGAAACATCATTCAGTTTTTTAAGGACTTTAGATAGCACATTAAAAAGAATCATATGACCATTTACCAAATGAATATCATACCTCGATAGAGCGCCTGCGATGTCGAAGTCTAGGTGTGGCTGGTGGATTGGTATTATTCTCGCCTTGCATGTCTTTTCAGTTAACTTCACTCAAAGAGTGAAGAACAAACACATGTGGTGCAGAGAATTACTGCCTGAGACATCATATCGCACAATATAATACTTGAAGTTACAGAGGCAATAAATATAGATAGTGACATcttaaatgcaaaaaaaaaggGGGAGTAGGAGGGATGCTAAGAGAAACACAACTCAACTAAGAAGAATGACCAATAGCAGAAGATTACATAGGCAAGTGAAACATGGCAAGCATAATCAAACCAAGACACATGAGCATagtcataataaaaattactggCAAATATGCGCTGGTTAGCTTTTACCTGAAAGTGTCTCAGTCAGAAAagtcaacttaaaaaaaatagataattaaatggagaacattaaacaaaatatagatCTAGTAAAATGGACATAAAATACAGTAAACATTAAACACACCCAATGAAGGAGATGAACACATGTCTCTTTCCCAGTCCAATTACAAAAGCCAGCAAACACATGGACTTTGCTACCTACTATTCaaccataaaccctaaacctcaaaaactttttactataaaatttgatagaaaaaagGCATGCTGGACATTAACAAGTGCATCCATCTGCACATAATCTTCGAGAATCTAACACCTTCAGCCGCTGCAGCAAGAGGCTTCACAGTTCAACACTGAGTTAAAAGCCTCCACAAGTTCAAACTTAGAACATAATTTACTTAATCAAAGATTCTTTCACTTTAACCAGATTTGAAGCTCTAATTACACTTAAACAGCaaacaaatttccaaaaaattCCAGCAAGCTCAATTTATAAGCTGTAACATCACTTCACACTTACACACACATCAAAATGAACAAAACTAAATCGAAAAAAAACAGCTCCAGAAACacaaaaacaacaacaacaataataaaaataataataataattacactcTACATCACTGTTACaacattcaaatttcaaaaactcaaaaaattcaaacctatACTGAATTCAAAAGCTGCTTCAACTCAAATCTCAATCGGACTCAGTTTATTACGACTGATATCGAGACAAcgacataaaaatataaaaatggacATATGAAGCCAGTTAAagtcagagagaaagagaaacctGAGGTGGTGTATCGGTGAGAGCCCGAGAGGGGGAGAAATCGGAAGCCGAAACAAAGAAAGTGCCGACAAAGAGAGAATAATAGAGGGTGAGGAAGCCAAGCGAAGTTGAGTTTCGTTTCGTTACAAATGTTGTGGAATtcgaaagtttaaaaaattgaaaattaaattaaaaataattttaaaatattctgtttatctttttgtttattttgttcttttaccTCTTAGGGTacgtttggttaaaagtttttaagattaccttggtaatctatcttttttattcccttatttggtttatcagtaataaaatattatagtaatcttctattaccaatgctgatgtgacagataatataggtggtaatctaattaccaccttcaccttaagtatttaaatattactagggtaatcttgagtttattatagaaaaattattatttattaattttttgagataaaaataaatttatttttaattaatatgacaaataatataaaaaatatttaaaaataattatattcaagaacatttaagtaaaatattttactagtaatcttttattacctttgaccaaacacaataattatttatacctatcaaattttatcaaacatagtaatcatttatacctagtaatcttctaagtaatctattttcaagataatctttctattttagtaatcaaacattacccaaaccaaacgtcccCTTTTAAGGGCATAAGAGGGTTCAAACCAAATCAAGATGAAtccataatttatatttagtttaaattagtgaaactcaaattaaaaatttagtttaatttaagtttaaggaTGCATTGGCACATCACATCAAAGCTCTTCTACTAtaatgatttttcctttttctccaatttttttattaataatttttatttttattttctaataatttgttGTCATCTTTTCTAACATCATTATTCATTAATAAactgagtcaaattcaaatttaaattaaatcaaattaacccttgtttaaattgattttattaatattatacttaacttgaacaaatttataattttattaagtcaaatattaacaaattcGAGCTCAAATTAAAACTGAAACTCCAACCACAAGCAACGTTTGCGTGACTCAACTCGTTGCAACCCTACTAACATTAGTTTTGTGGGTTTTTGGGCTTCGGAGTGATGAATGTGTTGCTGGCCCAATTATCACAAACGAAGTACTTACAATTATTTGATTGTTAATGCAAGAGATTAAGTTTGTGTAAAAAATTCTCACGAGGATAAGAGTTATATGTTTTGTGTCCATTGAAACAACTGTGTTTGTAATATTCTTTCTGTCAAGTGACAAGGAGACTCAGCCAAGTTCTTCATTAGACAAGAAGGAATCCCTTGAATCTATGAAGATTGAAATTAACTTTCTCCAATCACAATCCCTGAAACAATATTGGAATTATCAGCACTATTATTTTGTCCAACTAGGATTCCAACTTTGTATTTGGATAAAAGGGTAATGCCTCTGCTTAATAAAATGGAGGATAAGCCAAAGAGAACGTCTTCTtgatataaactaattttgtcCTAGTGAAACAAGTAGAAATTACATACATTCATACGGCACAATTTCGTTTATTTGatataagtgtgtatttatttatatatttaaagtgaatgtgtataatattatttttttttaaaatgaatattttgtctaaaataaatcaagtgtaaaaaaattagaattcaaaatcattcacttataacaaaaacaaataataagtgATTCAGTTAGTAATATCTACATCCAAAACCTATATTagaatttcttattaaattttagaaataccAGATAcaagaaatataatttgatcCCTAGTTGCGGGGTTATGTCTTGCACTAACAtacgtttttataatatagtTAGATTCGATTCTAATCaaacttattaataaattaaagtttgaattcaatttataaataattaaattttggatttaaattaacacaatttaaattaaaatgttcagattaacttaaatttaagttattttttgaAATCTGAGAACCTTCAACACTTcttcaattcaattttcaattagaaGAGAACAACTCAGAAAAAATCCAATCATATACAACAGAAAACTCTTAGagagcgtttggtttgggtaatgtttgattattaaaatagaaagattatcttgaagataaattacttaaaagattactgggtataaatgattactatgtttgataaaatttgataagtataaataattattgtgtttggctaaaggtaataaaagattactagtaaattattttacttaaatgtccttgaatataattatttttaaatattttttatattatttgtcatattaattaaaaataaatttatttttatctcaaaaaattaataaataataatttttctataataaactcaagattaccccagtaatttttaaatacctaaggtgaatttggtaatcagattaccacttatattacctgtcacgtcagcattggtaatagaagattactgtaatctcttattactgacaaaccaaacaagggaataaaagatagattaccaaggtaattttaaaaaccctcaaccaaac harbors:
- the LOC123230304 gene encoding phosphatidate cytidylyltransferase 2-like — protein: MQGENNTNPPATPRLRHRRRSIEVTPDAGRANGSHLLVDDRNKYKSFLVRAYSTIWMIGGFALIVYMGHLYITAMVVVIQIFMARELFNLLRKAHEERDLPGFRLLNWYFFFTAMLFVHGRILSQRLVNTVTSDKFLYQFVSSLIKYHMVVCYFLYITGFVWFILTLKKKMYKYQFGQYAWTHMILIVVFTQSSFTVANIFEGIFWFLLPASLIVINDIAAYIFGFFFGRTPLIKLSPKKTWEGFIGASVATIISAFVLANILGHFQWLTCPRKDLSTGWLHCDPGPLFKPETFSLSGSVPQWFPWKEISVLPVQWHALCLGLFASIIAPFGGFFASGFKRAFKIKDFGDSIPGHGGITDRMDCQMVMAVFAYIYHQSFVVAETLSVEMILELILTNLTFEEQQDLYTKLGQVLQKRLSGL